In a single window of the Arachis hypogaea cultivar Tifrunner unplaced genomic scaffold, arahy.Tifrunner.gnm2.J5K5 arahy.Tifrunner.gnm2.scaffold_131, whole genome shotgun sequence genome:
- the LOC114927291 gene encoding ATP synthase subunit alpha, mitochondrial-like has protein sequence MIDGIFIMEFSVRAAELTTLLESRITNFYTNFQVDEIGRVVSVGDGIARVYGLKEIQAGEMVEFASGVKGIALNLENENVGIVVFGSDTAIKEGDLVKRTGSIVDVPAGKAMLGRVVDALGVPIDGRGALSDHERRRVEVKAPGIIERKSVHEPMQTGLKAVDSLVPIGRGQRELIIGDRQTGKTAIAIDTILNQKQMNSRATSESETLYCVYVAIGQKRSTVAQLVQILSEANAIEYSILVAATASDPAPLQFLAPYSGCAMGEYFRDNGMHALIIYDDLSKQAVAYRQMSLLLRRPPGREAFPGDVFYLHSRLLERAAKRSDQTGAGSLTALPVIETQAGDVSAYIPTNVISITDGQICLETELFYRGIRPAINVGLSVSRVGSAAQLKAMKQVCGSLKLELAQYREVAAFAQFGSDLDAATQALLNRGARLTEVLKQAQYAPLLSLVIKVALSMLLGLLLGGGNLAFCNEIAGIDGPPTPPVIPHTTPPEIPLESSGSEWIEGDSSVGGPNSPGWTTLLEEPTSSSASSVQGPAGSFSPDASDTDPIQVALLKSKLQTLIAEQFLHFPTKGLPKYMLSVPSEEDIKLAWECAGTILGNLEIPDKKSEYQDWLYGLNTSPDLLWTLLKEYK, from the coding sequence ATGATTGATGGAATTTTCATTATGGAATTCTCTGTAAGAGCTGCGGAACTAACTACTCTATTAGAAAGTAGAATTACCAACTTTTACACTAATTTTCAAGTGGATGAGATCGGTCGAGTGGTCTCAGTTGGAGATGGGATTGCACGCGTTTATGGATTGAAGGAGATTCAAGCTGGGGAAATGGTTGAATTTGCCAGCGGTGTGAAAGGAATAGCGTTGAATCTTGAGAATGAGAATGTCGGAATTGTTGTCTTTGGTAGTGATACCGCTATAAAAGAAGGAGATCTTGTCAAACGCACTGGATCCATTGTGGATGTTCCTGCGGGAAAGGCTATGCTAGGGCGTGTGGTCGACGCCTTGGGAGTCCCCATTGATGGAAGAGGGGCTCTAAGCGATCACGAGCGAAGACGTGTCGAAGTGAAAGCACCTGGGATTATTGAACGTAAATCTGTGCACGAGCCTATGCAAACAGGGTTAAAAGCGGTAGATAGCCTGGTTCCTATAGGCCGTGGTCAACGAGAACTGATAATCGGGGACCGACAAACTGGAAAAACAGCTATTGCTATCGATACCATATTAAACCAAAAGCAAATGAACTCAAGGGCCACCTCTGAGAGTGAGACATTGTATTGTGTCTATGTAGCGATTGGGCAGAAACGCTCAACTGTGGCACAATTAGTTCAAATTCTTTCAGAAGCGAATGCTATAGAATATTCCATTCTTGTAGCAGCCACCGCTTCGGATCCGGCACCTCTGCAATTTCTGGCCCCATATTCTGGGTGTGCCATGGGGGAATATTTCCGCGATAATGGAATGCACGCATTAATAATCTATGATGATCTTAGTAAACAGGCCGTGGCATATCGACAAATGTCATTATTGTTACGCCGACCACCAGGCCGTGAGGCTTTCCCAGGCGATGTTTTCTATTTACATTCCCGTCTCTTAGAAAGAGCCGCTAAACGATCGGACCAGACAGGCGCAGGTAGCTTGACCGCCTTACCCGTCATTGAAACACAAGCTGGAGACGTATCGGCCTATATTCCCACCAATGTGATCTCCATTACTGATGGACAAATCTGTTTGGAAACAGAGCTCTTTTATCGCGGAATTAGACCTGCTATTAACGTCGGCTTATCTGTCAGTCGCGTCGGGTCTGCCGCTCAGTTGAAAGCTATGAAACAAGTCTGCGGTAGTTTAAAACTGGAATTGGCACAATATCGCGAAGTGGCCGCCTTTGCTCAATTTGGCTCAGACCTTGATGCTGCGACTCAGGCATTACTCAATAGAGGTGCAAGGCTGACAGAAGTACTAAAACAAGCACAATATGCACCACTTCTCTCTCTTGTGATAAAAGTGGCTCTATCTATGCTTTTAGGGCTCCTCCTCGGGGGTGGGAATCTCGCCTTTTGCAATGAAATCGCTGGGATAGACGGGCCGCCAACTCCGCCGGTTATCCCACATACCACTCCACCGGAAATTCCGCTCGAGTCTAGCGGCTCTGAGTGGATAGAGGGGGACTCCTCGGTGGGTGGGCCCAACAGCCCGGGCTGGACGACGCTTTTGGAGGAGCCAACGAGCTCGTCCGCGTCCTCTGTCCAGGGGCCTGCTGGTAGTTTTTCCCCGGATGCGAGCGATACCGATCCTATACAAGTTGCACTCTTAAAATCAAAGTTACAAACTTTGATTGCAGAACAATTTCTGCATTTCCCAACCAAGGGGCTGCCGAAATATATGCTTTCTGTCCCCTCGGAAGAAGATATAAAACTAGCTTGGGAATGCGCGGGAACCATTCTTGGAAACTTAGAGATACCGGACAAGAAGTCCGAGTATCAAGACTGGCTTTACGGTTTGAACACAAGCCCCGACCTCTTGTGGACCCTTCTTAAGGAATACAAATGA